A portion of the Bombina bombina isolate aBomBom1 chromosome 9, aBomBom1.pri, whole genome shotgun sequence genome contains these proteins:
- the LOC128639686 gene encoding trypsin-like: protein MKFLLIAVLLGAAAAFDDDDKIVGGYTCSKNSVPYQVSLNSGYHFCGGSLIASQWVVSAAHCYKSSIQVRLGEHNIFNNEGTEQFINSAKVIRHASYNSRTLDNDIMLIKLASPATLNSYVKAVALPSGCAAAGTSCLISGWGNTLSSGTNYPDLLQCLSAPILSDSQCSGSYPGEITKNMFCAGYLAGGKDSCQGDSGGPVVCNGQLQGVVSWGYGCAQRNYPGVYTKVCNYNSWIKNTMAAN from the exons CTGCATTTGATGATGATGATAAGATTGTAGGAGGTTACACCTGCAGCAAGAACTCTGTCCCATATCAGGTGTCTCTGAACTCCGGTTACCATTTCTGTGGGGGGTCCCTGATAGCCAGCCAATGGGTTGTGTCTGCTGCTCACTGCTACAAATC GAGCATTCAAGTTAGACTGGGAGAGCACAATATTTTTAACAATGAGGGCACAGAGCAGTTCATCAACTCTGCCAAGGTCATCAGACATGCCAGCTACAACTCCAGGACCCTGGACAATGACATCATGCTCATCAAGCTCGCCTCTCCTGCTACTCTCAACTCCTATGTGAAGGCTGTAGCTTTGCCCTCTGGATGTGCCGCCGCTGGCACCAGCTGTCTGATCTCTGGCTGGGGAAACACACTCAGCAGTGGCA CTAATTACCCAGATCTCCTGCAATGTCTCAGTGCTCCTATTTTAAGTGACAGTCAGTGCAGTGGCTCCTATCCTGGAGAGATTACCAAAAACATGTTCTGCGCTGGGTACTTGGCTGGAGGAAAAGATTCTTGCCAG GGTGACTCTGGAGGACCTGTAGTATGTAATGGCCAGCTGCAGGGTGTTGTCTCGTGGGGTTACGGATGCGCCCAACGAAACTATCCTGGTGTCTACACAAAAGTCTGCAATTACAACTCCTGGATCAAGAACACCATGGCTGCCAACTAA